acacaaaaactaaaaaatgtgCAATTAAGATTATGTCCCAGgcgaaaagataaaaaataatctaaatacTTAAGAGTGCTTTCGTTTGCTCAAACGCCCTGAATTGATAGCTTCCCCATGCGCCAGCCAATGAAGTCATTAGATTAGGATTAAATCCTTCGCTGAGTTACACACACTGGGAGGGGCCGGACTGGAGGTGATACAAATAGCATTTGGCCCTCGGCTTTACCCAGATTAAAACGCTCCAATGTCATTAGAAGAGGGCCATATGTGCCCTATCATTTCATGAATCTTTGAAAATGGTTGCAGGCTGCCTGTGTATGGGGCAGAAAAGGGGGCAGATCATGGCAATAGCAATGGAAACTGGGATTGGATCTCCCTGCAGAATCTCTGGGAGGGGGGGCAAACAGcctgaaaatgaatgacatCACGTTGAAGGCTCATTAGACGAAGCTACAAGCAAAAGAAAACCAATTTCTGCTTTACTTGACTGAGAAGCCACCCtgggaattaaaaaaacagaaagaaaagtccgctctgcagcagaatccacATTAACGCTTGCGACAGCACTCCGCACACGGAGAGGAGCTGATCGACTGCACTTTGCAACAAGAGAGGAACCTGTTCTCGGCAGTGCTGCAGTCAGCTGgcaaataataatgtgaaacaGTAGCatgttcctcctccaccctcacgaTGGGCGCATTGCGCAGGGGAAAGCGGCGgcataaattaataaataaagacagaaagaaacagggcaggagatgattttcttttctccaccgGCTTCCACAGGAGCGGTGCCGCATTTCAGATGTCAGCACCAGGCAGGCGCGGACAGCGACACGGGCGTCTCAAGAGAATATATCCACCTGAGCGCTGCTGAGGATAATACACTTTCATTATAGGTGACATGCAGTTATTTCTAATGGAGCCCCCCTGCTGGGGCTGAGGATGACTCTGACACAAACCTGTTACAGAGACcatgttttgggtttttttgctGCATTGCTGTGTCTTCACTCACCCCAGCTGCTCGCCGTCCTGCCCAGAAACTCCCTGGTCCTGGGGTTCCATATATACTCCTTCCACCCGCTCTTTTCTCCGTCCTTTGCCATTTTGTCATAAAAAGTGGGGAGCTCCGCAGTCCTGATCTGATGCACACTCTTCCACGCACTctctcacacccacactcaAAAGAGAAGCGCCGGCTCGAAtagagcgagcgagagagagagagagagagagagagagagagagagagagagagagagagagatagctACTATACCTCCTCGGAGAACAGAGGTAAATTAAAAGCGTCTGCTCATGGAATTAAACTTGCacatagataaaaaaaatcccagagcAGCACACAGTAGCAGTGCAGCCTCTCTACTAAGAGCACAGATGGATAAAGGTGGCGGTCCCTACACTCAGCTCAGACCTGCTCTCTGCCCTCCCCCCAGCTCTTGTCTGCATGCCGCAGAGTTTTGATGAGTGGTGCAGAAATCCAGTGATACTGCGGTAAagcaccccctccctcctctcaacCTCATCCTCTACAACCCCCACCCCTCGACCATCAGAGCTGACCAATCGCCTGCACCGCATCCCTCCCTCTTCGCATCCAAGAGGCAAATCGCGTGCTGGCTGAAGGCGTCATGTCATTGGCTCCGAGGCCACGTTGCGTCACAGCGGTCTGATGTTCCTCCATAATGTGGctgtcagccccccccccccctcactgtACTCAATTATCTGTCCTGGAATCAGAATAAGCGCAGGGGCGTTGTTAGTTATCTCATTTTTCCCTAATTGAAATCAAGGATTAAGTGTGCCATCATGCATGCGTCAGACTGAAGCCTGACAGTTTGTTTGACATAATAAAGGAGAATTAGActctttagaaaataaataaaaatagaaaacaattatttaagctgatgtgattatttttaatctCATATTTGGAAAAACTGCGACACTTTCTTCGTCGTCTTTCCCAAATAACAATTTTGCAGTGGCAACATATTCAAAGCTACTGAGCTAAAAGGTACAACTAGTTGTATTTTACTTTCAGTTATGATCAGTTATGTGGTGCTAAGCTTTTCATGTAGTAATAACTCTATAATGTAACtgtttcaaattcaaacataTATATTGAGCCTGCGTCTAATGCTCTGCCTCTATATATAACTATTTTGTATGCTACAGGCTCCTGAAGGAGTGACTGTGCAAAGCCACACCAGCAGCAACAGTGGGTGAAAGTAGCGCCCTCACTTGGAAACTGGGTGGAGTTGCAGCACCAGCTGCAGAAGTGCAGTGGGAACATCATGTCCACACTCACACCCTCTCCACTGTGAAGCAACACGAGGCACAAACATATGCACAAAATCCTGTTTGTTGTGTAAAGTTCATTAtataaaatttattttaatgacaatATCAATGCAAATATAGCACTACAGTGATTTCCAAGGTACACCGTATCTCACCATATCAATATAGTATGGCACTCATATAATGGCCACCGTTTAGTAGACACACAAAATCAACGGCTTCTGTAAACTATCTTGGGAGATGATACCTCGGGTTTCCACATCTGTCAGTGAAAAGGAATCATGGTAAGATGATCACTTGGTATCTGAAATTAAACTGGGCACAATAATGAGCATCATTTGGAAACTTTTCAGTATAAGGAATCTCTGCATGCATTGCACTTGCCCATTTCCATCAACCtggcctgtgtttgtttgaaaatggaCTCAGCCTGAAAACCCTCGACTGTCAAACACAAGCAGGTGGAACTAAAACAAAAGGCCAAGCAGTGACTCTCAAACATTTAGATAGGTCGTCTTTTCACGGggtgtactgtactgtacagtTTGGTGCCATAACTAtcatcaaacaacaacaaccaagaGACATTCAGGTGCCTTAATACTATTACAGAAGGGCTCACTCTTCAAGATACAAATTCCAATTCATGTGGCTTtcagaagtaaaacaaatatgtaaCAATATGCACTGTAGTAATAAATGTTTCTCGTGGTAACACCATGTCGTTGAACGAACAACACCAGTAGTTCAAGATAGCagcaaagtatttttaaaaaaaaaagaaaaagaaatctgtacataaataaaagtgaatgtagaaaaaaagacatagataaaacaataacacatcTTAAAGGGAATCTTgcataaatttaaataaacaactgtGGGACTGTACCTTTCTTTTAGAGGGCTTACTGTTTATTAGTTGAACTATATATAATGCATGGAGTGGCTGCAGCAGATAAAGTACTTAATTCTTTTTAGAAAAAACGAGTGGACAAAGTTatgtttatacagtatatgctaCATTATATGTACTGATTACAAgtatgaaaatggaaataactGCTACATTTTCAATCCAGTTGTACATATCTATTTACAATACATTAGGGTTTAATTCCTCCTAAGCGTATACcatgtttttgtgcagattGTTCCAGCATTCTGTTTGAGGTGATCACTACTCACAGTCTTATCAGTTGCACCATGTTGTACAGTCTGTGTTGATGGGTGTCAGTGCTTGTTGTTCTGTGTGGAGGAACAATCACTAATGTGCAACTGTGGGTATAAGCATGAGCGGTGATGATTTTTGTACCATTGATCTCTACCTACTGTATGTTTGACTGGACCGCACGTGATGTGCCATCTGTCACACCACTGTTTTTCACAATGATACCCCAAGCAACATGTTTTTGTACAACCACATGATTTTATCATAGTGAAGAATGCTGTATGTAAAAGTCTGACATGATCATCtctacacatatatatatattatctttttttttacaatactGTATGTCTATTGTGACATGCAGAGAATGACACAGTAAATATGACTTATTCAAGTCTTAGATATGTATGTTAGGCTAGTTGACACAAGTTTTAATCATGGTGCTCCAGCACTGGGAGCATATTGCTATAAAATTGCAGAAACGTTGAGAAAGTAAATAGATACATTACAAATATGCAAACAGATACAGTAGGTAGCTTTTACTCCTCGGTGATGATTATTTGCATCCACAATGACAATCTATTAAGACATCTCATATGCATTCACGATTTCAAGAAACACTTCGATAACTTGTCAACGAGTCTGGCCTTTTCTCATCCACAGAGCAGTGTGTTTGGACGACTGTGTGCTGGAGGAAAATACATGATTCTCATGTCTCAAGTAGTCAGGAGGAAATTTGGCAACACCAATCTCAGAGTAGATCCCACCCGTTATTGTTTAGTTGGTGTCTTCACTTTGTAGCAATAGCACTGGTGTTTTGTGGCAAAAATCGTTGGCAATTAGAACAACTGAGTACATACAGTAGTAGAGAGCAAGTACAAATCAACTGGGtaagaaattaattaatctgATTGTAAGACctgtttttcttcacctcttttatcagcctttttttgtctgtttttccaaATGAGTCTCCAGAAATCGTTATTACTGTTCTCATTTTCTGTATAACACACTTAGAGTGCTGGCAAATTTCTTCTACTTCGTCCAAaatctttctttcctctgtggcAATCATCTCACCACCAATCATCTCAAGAATATTCCTCTTACCAAACCCATTTCAACTCATCTCTTCTTAATTGTTCATTCATCTTTTGCACATCTGTCTTTTTTGTGTATTCTGTGACATTCTTGCTTGGCTGTCCTTTTTCGCCTCAGATAGCAGTGTCCCACACGACGGCTTGCGGCCTCTGGCAGGGTGGCGTGCCAGTCTTACGAGGCTCAGGTGTCCGTCTCCAGCTAGGGAGGATGGGCATGCTGTCCTGCTTGCACAGGCTTTTGTCAGGGCGCCTGTGGGCCTTGATCTCTTTGCACAGGCAGCGTTTACGCTCTATGACTTCCAGCAGCTTGCCGTCTCTCTGGCTCTGCATTGTGGATTGGGTGGTGCCTCCGCTGACATGAGGCTGTCCCTGTGCCAGCTGGGCGAGCTGCTGgaactgcagctgcaggtggTGCTGTTTctgaagctgctggagctgctgctttaactgaagctgctgctggtggagctgaagctgctgctgctgccgagaCACGCTTGGACTGCTGGGACTGCAGGGCGCTTGTGGCTGGGCGAGACCGTGCATCTGCGAAAAAGTCAAGACGGTGAATGCATGAGACTTTCGTAATATAAGAGATTTGAAGTAACCTGAAagatcactgcagagctgcacatAGTGAAAACCATTCCTAACATGTTGAATTGAAAAACTGCAGTGGCCATGGACAGCCAGCAGGATGCAGCGTTGCTTCATATCTCACAGGTTGAGGGAGGGTCAACCAGACGCATGCAGACAGTCTCTGCAGCACACTCAAACTGCGTCAGCACTTGCTATGCAGCCAGAATCTGGGCAAAGTGCACTGCTGGAAGACTGCAGCACATCTCAACAAAACATAGCACTGCATGTTCTCTCATCCACTGCCTCAGTTACTTGTTACATATTGGCCTATGTCATGTGCCTCTGCGGCTCTCATTCTTTTGAGGCAGGCCAGAGCCTTATTCTGCTCAGAGGACATATCTACAAGCTATAAATAGATCTGCAGGAGCAGTGTCTGTAGCAGGAAGCAAAGTAATAATGAGAACAATATTAATGTTCACTCCCAAATCGACCATGAATAAAGTTAATAGAGTCTATAGTTATGAGGCTGTATATTACACTGCATATTCACCTGATTCAGGGCTTCTCGTGCTGGTAGACTGCTCTGTCTCTGGACGTCGCCTCCACCCACCTGTCTCactccagcagcagaggaggagcggCCCAGCCGCCCCACTTCTGTACAGAAACAAACGTTACACTTTGTGACTGCTAGTGAGAATAGTGGAATATAAATTTCCCCCTGTTTGCACACATCTTATTTTAACTACTTGACAGTTATATGTCCATCTGTCTACTGGGTATCTTATATTGTCCCTTGCACAGATTTCCATTATATTTATTGGACATGAGCCTAATGCACAATTCCACAGTGAACTAAaccacaataaaatataaactggtgatttaaatggtaaaaacaAGTTTAACACCAAAGTTACAGAATGGATGTAAATGAGTGAAACAGCAATTTGAATGTTCAGTGTATATAGGGGAGTTACACTGCCTGCTTTACACATCCATGTAATATCACTTTGCGAAGGCTGTCCtgtaatataaatatcaatctgtgtgtgcactAAACCCATATGACAGAATTTCCCTCCATGTTTGGCCAATACAGGTAAACATCATGAAATGGGAGCAGGGCTcatgaacgtgtgtgtgcagggacGTGGGTCTGTTTATGGAACACCTCTTTTACTGGCTCTGCTTTAGGGAAAGTTACTGCTCTGGTTCTCAAGGTAagatttgtttctctgtctctacaGAAAGGCATGAGTGCGGAAAAAGAGACGCAGAGATTCCAGAGTAACTTCATTACAGGAGGagtgaggaaaggagaggattCTTGGAGTTAAAAGCCAGTTTAAAATCTacactgcagcagaggcagccCATGTAAATCCACAGATGCAGCTCCCTCTCTGAATAGGATGTAGTGGTTAGAAGCCGTGAGTAAAAGATTATGAACATTACCTCCATTGCGACAGGCGGGGAAGGTCTGGCAGGGAAGAGGCAGCCCTAATCTGGGCAGGGCTCTGAATCCCAGGCTGTTATCAACACCAGCCAAGGACTCACTGTGACCGAGGGCCCTGCTGGTGGCGCCACTGAAGTGGACTGGGATGCCTGAGTGGCCTCCTCGAGACCCCAGCCCCAGCTCCTCTTTATCCATCCTTAACAAGGCATCGGCACTTCCATTCCATGCACGCCCTTCATCCTCtgagacagaggggaggaaCAGAAttaatatatcaaataattaGAACAGCTTTTAtaagcctgttttttttcaatgaggCGTCTGCAGACAGTTTTCAAAATGACCTCTGACTtactctctgtttctctgctcccATGGCTGAAGGACAGTTTCCTCTGCATAGGCCAGTAAGACCCCTCGTCCGCGGTTAAGCTGGCACTGCTGTCCCATGGCATGAAGCCAACTTTTGAATGGTGGGACCCAGACCCTCCATTACTCTTGGATACCCTTTCACCTACGCCGGTGAGACTCAAGGGCTGCTGCAGCGACGGCGTCTGAGAGCTTCCTCTCAGGCTCTCGTAAGCCGGCGGCCTCCGGAAGCCACCAGAGGGGTAGGTCCACAGCAGGGGGCTGTCTGAAGAGGGGGGCTTGTACGCTGGCAGGCCGTGTGGCGTGTGAGAGCGAAGATGTGGCCGAGAATGAGGACGCTGGGATGAGGATAACGGCGTTGGGGTTGAGCTGGTGTTGCTTTGAGATGTTTGGCTGCTACTGGCAGTGAGGCATTCGATCGGTAAGGAGTGAGGCCCTCCGTCCCTATCCCgatccctttctctctctctctccttatctctgtccctgtctctaTCTCTATCCTTGTCTTTctccttgtctctgtctctctccctgtgactgtctctgtccctgtgactgtctctgtccctgtgactgtctctctccctgtgactgtctctctccctgtgaccatctctctccctgtgactgtctctctccctgtgacTGTCTCTaaccctgtctctgtctctgtctcggTCCCTGTCCCTATCCTTGTCCCTGTCCCTATCCTTATCCCTCTCTCCTTTATCGGACTTCAAGAGGAAGCTAACAGACTTGCCCTCCTTGCCTGTACTTGAGGTTTGGGTCTGGGCGGTGGCCTGGTTGGAAGTCTGAGAGCTGCCCTTGATGGGAGCCGGGGAGTCTCCCCTCTCTGGCTTGCGATAGTGATGGTAGTGTGAGGGGCGATGGtgcgggtggtggtggtgatgggagAAAGGGGAGGTGGATTTGGAGGAAGGAGGCAGGGGCGTGGAGTGACTCCTGGCTCTCAGTCCAGGAGCTGGACCCAACTGGGagtctctgttgtgtttatcCTGCTGGGAACTTCCTCCCGACGACTCCTTGGAGCCCGACAGTGATATAGGAAGATTAGAAGAGGCTGATGAGGAGATGCTGGCTTGTGTGGTCGCACTGGAGGTTTGAGTTCCCATTTTAGCAGAGGCAGACCCTTTGTTTTGCACCCCGACCCCGCTAGAGGCAGCTGCAGGCTGAGGGAAGGCGAGCAGCGGGGGCCGGTGCTGCAGGAGATTGGGGAAAGGCGCCGGGATCTTGGTGTTGGTCTCTGACTCGGATTTACTCCCTTGCAGCAGGTAAGGAGTGGGAGCACGTGGCGTGTGTGGACTGGTGGAGAGGACCTGCGGGATGGGGGTGGAGGATGCGGAGGAAGGCAGAGGAGATGAATGAGAGATCGACACGGTAGCTTTGGGTTTGGAGTACGAGGGCGAGGAAGACGAGGGGCGCGGtaaagaggaggagctgctggaggaggagggggtaaCGTGGTAGTGTTTGGAGTTTTTAAGTTTCTCGTGTTTGGGAGGGAGGTGTCGATGGGAATCTCTGTCCTCTTGCGACGGGTATTTCATCTCCTCATAGATGGCCTCACTCTGGTCCGAGTCAGAATCTGGTGTGGTGGCCACCGGGGTGACGGGGTGGGGGGTGGCTGTCTGGCTGTCTCTGGTGAACACCTGGCCCACCATCTCTATATAGACTGGCTCATCATCCCCGTCTCCCCTCTGAATCTGAGAGTCTGTTGCCTGGAAAGGCAGGGATGTGGCAGAAGGAGGCACGCGTGGAGGAAGGGTGTCGAAGGTAAGCTGGGTGCTGGGACTTCTCTTGGGCTTTAAAGGAGGCACCTTTTTGGTTCCAATCTCTCCAGAGTCAGACTTCTTCATGACTGTacgattaaaaaaaagaaagcaagtCAGAAAAgagatcattttctctgcagaATAGGCACCTGAACACACATTTCTTACCGTTTTTCTTCTCGGAGTGTTTGgtctgtgagtgagtgggtggtGGCGTCTCAGGGTGTCCTCTGCTGTCGGCGGATGACGAGGTGAGGCGAGTGCTTGGATGACGTTTGGGTTTGGCTGGGGGGCAGCGGCAACCGTGCTGGGACTGGGTGTCAGAGTAATCGTCGTTGTCTAGACTCGTATCCCCAGCACCGACGGCGTGGCAGGACTGCGAGCGCGGCGCCATGGCAGAGGCACAGGAGTGAGGGGACAGGTCCTGGGAGGCCGGCATGGTCATGAAACCCATCCGGAAGTGTCGCCGGAAAGAAGCCAAGTCGCGGACTTTCCCAACGGTAGCTGAGGGGTCGTTTTGGGTGGAGCTGCAATTTGGAAATGAAGTTGGgaatggaaagaggaaaaatattGAAGCATGAAGAAATTCtagcaaagtgaaaaaaaacattcatgtaGTAACCTTTATATCAAgctccctcctccactctgtTGAACTTGAAACATTGCTTTTTCAATAAAGAAATGCCTGCAGGGCTTTCATGGCCAAAGGGAAAGCCCTGGAGGCTCCTCCATCTTTTGCATCCACATATCCTTCCATCTGAATTCCTCCACATCTGCTTCCCCttcaaacacattcaattaGGAAATCAATTCCCCTGTCAAAAACAAAGTACTCTTTGAGCACACAGTGCTGCTGGAATTCCCTTATTTATATCTTTACATCCTCAACCCACATCTGCAGTCTGTTTCCGCCACAAGCATTTAATCCGTTAGCATGGGCACAGTTgtgattttcatttctttgataGTTTGTCTTTGAAATCTTCAATGACACGAGCTCCCAcaaaaattaataaaactgacagagaggaaaatacGACAAAGAATTCCAGTGTTTCACTAAATTGAAACAGTTGAAATGTAATTTCCCTGTAGAGCATAAACATAATAAAGTACATGCATTTAATTCCATCATCAGATCCACATGCACCCGTAACCTGAGTAGtcctgcacatgtgtgtatggAAAATCTTGAGCAAAATTGATTATTAGTTTACAGCTAAATGAACAATGAATGTTGAAGGGTgatataaatcataaaaacctAGAACATCAagcaaaaatacaattattataacTCATGCACTTGATTGAACTTTATGATTTTAAACTAACTATTAACTGTCGTTCAAAGTCGTTACACTGTATTTTACAGATATGGCTGGAATGACCTGAATAAACCTGAAACttgaaaacttaaataaaattcATGGCCAGTAaactggaataaaataaaacgtgCTTAGTGGCTGACAGTGTGAAGTAGAGCACAGTTCAGGCGTCAGCGTCAGTGGTTCTGGTTGTTGACATGTGAGGTTTGATGACCTGCCGTGTTCCCTAAACCCAAACATGCACCGCTTcacttcacacagacacaaaataagTCCCTGTGGCCTTTAAGCCAACACGGATCGGACAGGGTCCACTTACTGTCGCCGTACAACAGACTTTTTCATTAACAAGGCTACTGTGAAGTCACTGTATTTAGGCAGAAtgtcagaggagagaaaacaaaaagtattttcctCTGAGATGGAAAATACtatcaaaaaaaacaacttactGCAGTGATGCAGGAGGAAGTTACAGCTTTGTGAGTCTGATTTATGGTCCAAGTTTGTGTTGATCACATCCCAGCAGAGACACATCTGCGTATCCACATCTGTCTAAACATTTGACGCTGCGAGAAATTGTGTTTCAGAGTGTGTGATTAAATAGCACCAAATGTGTGATTGCTGTGTATAAGTGATTCATCACAGCGCACAATGACACCATATGACTATGGGTCATGAAGCACTCTTTTAGATCAGTTGCATCCCCTGTGATACAGTGAAGCACGGGGAGAAAACAATTTGCAGTCAACAAATCGGGCAGCAGCAGCGCTGGGGCTGCTCATCATGGTAAACACAGAGGCCCCTACTTTCCCCCTCCggtgtgagacagtgtgtgtgtcttgaacACACGTGTGGTGCAGCAACAGAGAGTGTTTGCATCTTTATAAGAATGTTTGTGCCCTTGAACGCCTGTGGAGATGTACTTGTGACTCCTCACAATCGACACAGATACTAAAGGGCCAAATTTAGCCCAGAACAGAGGCTGAGCAGTTCCTTCCAGCACCTTGAAGtgctctgtttcttttctcacttCTTCTCAGGGAAGAGTTTGAACTTCTTCAAACTAACACTCAGCTGTTCAAAAGCACTGGACCCTCAACCTTTTGTTCACTTCTCTTTCTTGTTGCTTCACATCGGTTGGAAATTTTAAGAAATACGATTCTTTTGTTTCTTAGATAAGAAGATCCACACCACTATCAAATCTGtctgtttgataaaaaaattgaTTCAGCAGTGg
The Hippoglossus stenolepis isolate QCI-W04-F060 chromosome 15, HSTE1.2, whole genome shotgun sequence DNA segment above includes these coding regions:
- the LOC118122021 gene encoding neuronal tyrosine-phosphorylated phosphoinositide-3-kinase adapter 1 codes for the protein MSSGSAQDVAVEHFLRDIERRSKRLHCAVIGCEEERPRSDMNLLYRKSRLDWRQRDQEGSKKSSTQNDPSATVGKVRDLASFRRHFRMGFMTMPASQDLSPHSCASAMAPRSQSCHAVGAGDTSLDNDDYSDTQSQHGCRCPPAKPKRHPSTRLTSSSADSRGHPETPPPTHSQTKHSEKKNVMKKSDSGEIGTKKVPPLKPKRSPSTQLTFDTLPPRVPPSATSLPFQATDSQIQRGDGDDEPVYIEMVGQVFTRDSQTATPHPVTPVATTPDSDSDQSEAIYEEMKYPSQEDRDSHRHLPPKHEKLKNSKHYHVTPSSSSSSSSLPRPSSSSPSYSKPKATVSISHSSPLPSSASSTPIPQVLSTSPHTPRAPTPYLLQGSKSESETNTKIPAPFPNLLQHRPPLLAFPQPAAASSGVGVQNKGSASAKMGTQTSSATTQASISSSASSNLPISLSGSKESSGGSSQQDKHNRDSQLGPAPGLRARSHSTPLPPSSKSTSPFSHHHHHPHHRPSHYHHYRKPERGDSPAPIKGSSQTSNQATAQTQTSSTGKEGKSVSFLLKSDKGERDKDRDRDKDRDRDRDRDRDRVRDSHRERDSHRERDGHRERDSHRERDSHRDRDSHRDRDSHRERDRDKEKDKDRDRDRDRDKERERERDRDRDGGPHSLPIECLTASSSQTSQSNTSSTPTPLSSSQRPHSRPHLRSHTPHGLPAYKPPSSDSPLLWTYPSGGFRRPPAYESLRGSSQTPSLQQPLSLTGVGERVSKSNGGSGSHHSKVGFMPWDSSASLTADEGSYWPMQRKLSFSHGSRETEKDEGRAWNGSADALLRMDKEELGLGSRGGHSGIPVHFSGATSRALGHSESLAGVDNSLGFRALPRLGLPLPCQTFPACRNGEVGRLGRSSSAAGVRQVGGGDVQRQSSLPAREALNQMHGLAQPQAPCSPSSPSVSRQQQQLQLHQQQLQLKQQLQQLQKQHHLQLQFQQLAQLAQGQPHVSGGTTQSTMQSQRDGKLLEVIERKRCLCKEIKAHRRPDKSLCKQDSMPILPSWRRTPEPRKTGTPPCQRPQAVVWDTAI